Below is a window of Terriglobales bacterium DNA.
CCGCTCGACAAATATGCAGATGCGTTTGTCTTCCAGCCGCTGGGAATGAAGGAGACGCGATTCCTGCCTCCGCCGCAGTGGAGGCGTCGCATCGCGCCTACTGAATACGACGAGCAGAATCAGATGTTGCGGGGCGTTGTTCATGATCCCACAGCGCGCCGCATGGGCGGCGTCGCGGGACATGCCGGCTTGTTCTCGACGGCAACCGATCTTTCGAAGTATGCGCAGGCGTTGCTCGACGAAATCAACGCCAAGTCCTCACGAAAACCATTTCTGAAGGCTCTGACTGTGAGCAAGGCGGCGCGTCCGCAGCAGCCACCGGATGCGACGAGTCTGCGCGGGTTGGGGTGGGACATCGATTCTGCTTTTTCATCGAATCGCGGTGAACTGTTGCCGCTGGGCTCGTTCGGGCACACCGGATTCACAGGCACGTCGATGTGGGTTGATCCCTATACCGAGACGTATGTGATTCTGCTGACGAACGCGGTGCACCCCCGTGGCGGACATTCCGTGGTTGCGCTTCGCAGCAAGGTTGCCAACGTTGTGGCTGGTGCGCTCGACTTAGGGAAAGAAATTCACGACAAGAATCCGCTGCTGGCGATTACTGGATATAACGAAGCCGCGGCCGGAAGCCGGCGCATGGCTTATCGCAACGCGACAGTGTTAACTGGTATCGACGTATTGCAGGCAACTCACTTTGAAGCGCTCAAGCCGGCTGCCGAAGGCGCGGCTCCACGCAAGATTGGGATTCTGACAAATCAGAACGGCGTTGACTCGAGTGGTCGCCGGACGATCGACATCCTTAATTCCGTTTCAGGATTGAAGGTGACGGCTCTGTTCAGTCCTGAACACGGCGCGGCCGGCCTGCTCGATACTACCCAGGTTGGGAATACCACCGATGCGGCGACTGGCATTCCGGTGTACAGCGTATACGGCGATACGGATGCAAAGCGGCGTCCGGATGTCGAGCAGCTCAAGCAAATTGACGCAGTCGTGATCGACATTCAGGACATCGGAGTTCGCTTCTGGACCTATGAAGCCACGATGGGGTACTTTCTCGAAGCGGCGGCGCAGGCTGGAATTGAAGTAGTCGTACTCGACCGTCCCAATCCCATTACGGGATCAGTGGTTTCGGGTCCGATAGCCGATGCCGACAAGCTACTCTTTACCTCCTACTACACAATTCCGCTGCGGCACGGCATGACATTGGGCGAGCTCGCGCGCCTCTTCAACGGCGAGAAGAATCTTGGGGCGAAGCTCACAGTTGTGAATATGCAGGGATGGCAGCGCGGGGATTGGTTCGACTCAACCGGACAAGTATGGGTGAATCCGTCGCCGAACATGCGCAGTTTGAACGAAGCAACGCTGTATCCGGGCGTGGCGATGGTCGAAGGCTCGAATGTCTCGGTCGGACGCGGCACAGACACTCCATTCGAAATGCTTGGCGCTCCCTGGATCAAGTCGCAGGAATTGGCTTCTTATTTGAATAACCGGCACGTCTCTGGAGTACGTTTTATTCCAACTACATTCACTCCGCAGTCTGCGGTATACGCCAATCAACAGTGTGGGGGCGTGAACATCATCGTCACGAATCGGCTGGCGCTCGATTCCACGGAGATGGGGCTGGAAATTGCGACAGCCTTGCACAAGCTTTATCCCAATGACTTCAAGTTGGACAGAATCGCTCGATTGGTAGCGAACCAACAGACGATGGACGATTTAAATGCAGGCGTGGATCCACGCTTCATTTCATCG
It encodes the following:
- a CDS encoding exo-beta-N-acetylmuramidase NamZ domain-containing protein, translating into MKSSRAQKKAAVPSSAGVQFKTLDSVIQDAIEDRQCPGAVVVVGHHGRVVYKKAYGMRSLEPKREAMTLDTIFDVASLTKVVATTPAVLRLLELGQIRLNDPVATYLPEFAQNGKQDVTIRQLLTHYSGLPEDLDLKVPWSGAETARQMAFASKLVTPPGAVFRYSDINFEVLGFLVEQVAKMPLDKYADAFVFQPLGMKETRFLPPPQWRRRIAPTEYDEQNQMLRGVVHDPTARRMGGVAGHAGLFSTATDLSKYAQALLDEINAKSSRKPFLKALTVSKAARPQQPPDATSLRGLGWDIDSAFSSNRGELLPLGSFGHTGFTGTSMWVDPYTETYVILLTNAVHPRGGHSVVALRSKVANVVAGALDLGKEIHDKNPLLAITGYNEAAAGSRRMAYRNATVLTGIDVLQATHFEALKPAAEGAAPRKIGILTNQNGVDSSGRRTIDILNSVSGLKVTALFSPEHGAAGLLDTTQVGNTTDAATGIPVYSVYGDTDAKRRPDVEQLKQIDAVVIDIQDIGVRFWTYEATMGYFLEAAAQAGIEVVVLDRPNPITGSVVSGPIADADKLLFTSYYTIPLRHGMTLGELARLFNGEKNLGAKLTVVNMQGWQRGDWFDSTGQVWVNPSPNMRSLNEATLYPGVAMVEGSNVSVGRGTDTPFEMLGAPWIKSQELASYLNNRHVSGVRFIPTTFTPQSAVYANQQCGGVNIIVTNRLALDSTEMGLEIATALHKLYPNDFKLDRIARLVANQQTMDDLNAGVDPRFISSKWNEALEAFLPMRDKYLLYK